AGCGACGCGACCCGAATCTTGCCCCAGCCCGGCGAGACGCGACGGGCGTGGAAGAAGAGCGCCGACGGGGCGACCTGCTTCCACAGGCCCTGGCGGGCGATGGTGGCGACCGCGACGGCACGCTGCCAGGCGCTGTTCGTGTGGCTTGGCTCGGGGATCGACCCGCCGCGCAGGAAGGAGAACTGGCCCGGCTGGCGGACCACGCCGCACACGGTATTCGGGAAGCGGCCCGACGTCGTGCGGTTCATGATCACCTGGGCGACGGCGAGCTGGCCGTTGAGCGGCTCGCCCTTCGACTCGTAATAGACCGAACTGGCGAGGCAATCGCCCTGCTCGTCACCGGTCGTCGACGCCGTATGGGCGGCGACCATGTCCTCGAGCGTCTGCGGGGTCTGGGCGGCCGTGTCGGCATCGGCCTGCGGCGTGATCGGGGAACCGTTGTCCTGACCAGCCGTTGAGAAATCCTGATCGCGATTCTGAAGCGCATTCACATCGACGGCGAGGAGAGGAGCCGTCACTGCTGCCAGCATGGCCGTGGCCGAACCCGCGG
The nucleotide sequence above comes from Sphingomonas oryzagri. Encoded proteins:
- a CDS encoding cell wall hydrolase, encoding MMRTFSRAALAVASFSCLLGAVTVAVPSLAAEGTAPAGSATAMLAAVTAPLLAVDVNALQNRDQDFSTAGQDNGSPITPQADADTAAQTPQTLEDMVAAHTASTTGDEQGDCLASSVYYESKGEPLNGQLAVAQVIMNRTTSGRFPNTVCGVVRQPGQFSFLRGGSIPEPSHTNSAWQRAVAVATIARQGLWKQVAPSALFFHARRVSPGWGKIRVASLGNHIFFR